A DNA window from Gorilla gorilla gorilla isolate KB3781 chromosome 19, NHGRI_mGorGor1-v2.1_pri, whole genome shotgun sequence contains the following coding sequences:
- the LOC134757625 gene encoding golgin subfamily A member 6-like protein 7, giving the protein MMSEKTQQRKLAGTKRKFTDYHQWNSAGVGTGATDTKKKKINNGTNPETTTSGGCHSPEDKQQNRAQLKEKKKTSHQHRQALRRQLEAQDHTIRILKCQKTELETALHYSQDAARKFEEDSKDLAGRLHHSWHFAGELQRALSAMSAEHKRADTYIKELTKEREALSLELHRNIITNEELKEKNAELQEKLRLVETEKSEIQLHIKELKRKLETDKILLPQVQTNTLQEKMWRQEEELRDQEKLRKHEKKMWRQEQRLRNQEKELREQEQWMQKQEQQMRKQEQQMRKQEEQMRKQEEQMRKLEEQMRKQEKQMGEQEEQMRKQEEQMRKLEEQMRKQEKQMGEQEEQMRKQEEQMRKLEEQMRKREEQVRKREEQVWKREEQMWEQEEQMGEQEKKMRKQVERLRFKERLWVEYEKMQEEEEKVRGQVEKKERMGEQEEKMQEERCSEPCLPPSKYPRDMSHADSLKPAREAGKGYSHDNRTAQKITQLPPGMKNTQERPGLGSTSCIPFFYRGDKKKIKIINI; this is encoded by the exons atgatGTCCGAAAAAACCCAACAAAGAAAATTGGCTGGGACCAAGAGAAAG TTCACAGACTATCATCAGTGGAACAGTGCTGGTGTTGGTACTGGAGCAACCGacaccaaaaagaagaaaataaataatggcaCTAACCCTGAGACAACCACTTCTGGGGGTTGCCATTCACCTGAGGAT AAACAACAGAACCGAGCTCAGCTGAAAGAG aaaaagaagacaagCCACCAACATCGGCAAGCCCTAAGGAGGCAGCTAGAG GCCCAGGATCATACCATACGAATCCTTAAGTGTCAGAAAACTGAATTGGAAACAGCGCTCCATTACAGCCAGGATGCTGCCAGGAAATTTGAAG AAGATTCCAAGGATCTGGCAGGCCGCCTGCATCATTCCTGGCACTTTGCAGGAGAGTTACAGCGGGCTCTTTCTGCTATGTCCGCAGAGCACAAGAGGGCGGACACG TACATCAAGGAGTTAACAAAGGAGAGGGAAGCCCTGAGTCTGGAGCTGCACAGGAACAT CATAACCAATGAGGAGCTGAAGGAGAAAAATGCCGAACTACAAGAAAAACTTCGACTGGTAGAAACTGAAAAGTCTGAGATCCAGCTCCACATCAAGGAGCTAAAAAGGAAACTGGAGACGGACAAAATCCTGCTGCCACAG GTTCAAACCAACACTTTGCAGGAGAAGatgtggaggcaggaggaggagctACGGGATCAGGAGAAGCTACGGAAGCACGAGAAGAAGATGTGGAGACAGGAGCAGAGGCTGCGGAACCAGGAGAAGGAGCTGCGGGAGCAGGAGCAGTGGATGCAAAAGCAGGAGCAGCAGATGCGAAAGCAGGAGCAGCAGATGCGGAAGCAGGAGGAGCAGATGCGGAAACAGGAGGAGCAGATGCGGAAACTGGAGGAGCAGATGCGGAAGCAGGAGAAGCAGAtgggggagcaggaggagcagatgCGGAAACAGGAGGAGCAGATGCGGAAACTGGAGGAGCAGATGCGGAAGCAGGAGAAGCAGAtgggggagcaggaggagcagatgCGGAAACAGGAGGAGCAGATGCGGAAACTGGAGGAGCAGATGCGGAAGCGGGAGGAGCAGGTGCGGAAGCGGGAGGAGCAGGTGTGGAAGCGGGAGGAGCAGAtgtgggagcaggaggagcagatgGGGGAGCAGGAGAAGAAGATGCGGAAGCAGGTCGAGAGGCTGCGATTCAAGGAGAGGCTGTGGGTTGAGTATGAGAAgatgcaggaggaggaggagaaggtccGGGGGCAGGTGGAGAAGAAGGAGAGGATGGGAGAGCAGGAGGAGAAGATGCAGGAGGAGCGGTGCTCAgagccctgcctccctccctccaaatATCCTCGTGATATGAGCCATGCTGACAGCCTGAAGCCTGCACGAGAGGCCGGGAAGGGCTATTCCCATGACAACCGCACTGCACAGAAGATCACGCAGCTGCCCCCTGGAATGAAGAACACCCAGGAGCGCCCAGGCTTAGGCAGCACCTCCTGCATCCCATTCTTCTACCGAGGAGACAAGAAAAAGATCAAGATCATCAATATCTAA